The following nucleotide sequence is from Corylus avellana chloroplast, complete genome.
AGTAATTAACTGTGACACGTGGGCGAACGACGGGAATTGAACCCGCGCATGGTGGATTCACAATCCACTGCCTTGATCCACTTGGCTACATCCGCCCCTATACTCCATTTAGTACAAATTACATGGGGATTTCATCTCTACCATTCATCATGTTTACCTTTCTTCTAAGATACAAGAGACAGAAAAGAAATTGAAACCTTTATCTTTTCATTTATCTTTTCATTTATCTTTTCATTTTGAAATAAAAAAGATAATAATAATTAATAATACTAAACCAAAACTTCACAAAAAACGGATAAGAACATATAAAAAAAATGACTGCATAACGAAAATATGATACTCAAATACTTTTTCGTATGTTAAAGGAAAGAAAGAAAAAGACTTATGTAAGTAAAAGACAACTAAATAGTAATTAAAAGGCTAATAAAGGAGCAATAGCAATCCTCTTGAAAGAACAAGAAGTTGATTATTGCTCCTTTATTTTCAAAAACTCATATATACTAATACTAAAATACTAATACTAAAACCGAAGTCTTATCCATTTGTAGATGGAGCTTCGACAGCAGCTAAGTCTAGAGGGAAATTATGAGCATTACGTTCATGCATAACTTCCATACCAAGGTTAGCGCGGTTAATAATATCAGCCCAGGTATTAATTACACGCCCTTGACTATCAACTACGGATTGGTTGAAATTGAAACCATTTAAGTTGAAAGCCATAGTGCTGATACCTAAAGCGGTGAACCAGATACCTACTACAGGCCAAGCCGCTAGGAAGAAATGTAAAGAACGAGAATTATTGAAACTAGCATATTGGAAGATCAATCGGCCAAAATAACCATGAGCAGCTACGATATTATAAGTTTCTTCCTCTTGACCGAATCTGTAACCTTCATTAGCAGATTCATTTTCTGTGGTTTCCCTGATCAAACTAGAAGTTACCAAGGAACCATGCATAGCACTGAATAGGGAGCCGCCGAATACACCAGCTACACCTAACATGTGAAATGGGTGCATAAGGATGTTGTGCTCAGCCTGGAATACAATCATGAAGTTGAAAGTACCAGAAATTCCTAGAGGCATACCGTCAGAAAAGCTTCCTTGACCAATTGGATATATCAAGAAAACAGCAGTAGCAGCTGCAACAGGAGCTGAATATGCAACAGCAATCCAAGGACGCATACCCAGACGGAAACTAAGTTCCCACTCACGACCCATGTAACAAGCTACACCAAGTAAGAAGTGTAGAACAATTAGCTCATAAGGACCACCATTGTATAACCATTCATCAACGGAAGCCGCTTCCCATATCGGGTAAAAGTGCAAACCTATAGCTGCAGAAGTAGGAATAATGGCACCAGAAATAATATTGTTTCCGTAAAGTAGAGATCCAGAAACCGGTTCACGAATAC
It contains:
- the psbA gene encoding photosystem II protein D1, whose translation is MTAILERRESESLWGRFCNWITSTENRLYIGWFGVLMIPTLLTATSVFIIAFIAAPPVDIDGIREPVSGSLLYGNNIISGAIIPTSAAIGLHFYPIWEAASVDEWLYNGGPYELIVLHFLLGVACYMGREWELSFRLGMRPWIAVAYSAPVAAATAVFLIYPIGQGSFSDGMPLGISGTFNFMIVFQAEHNILMHPFHMLGVAGVFGGSLFSAMHGSLVTSSLIRETTENESANEGYRFGQEEETYNIVAAHGYFGRLIFQYASFNNSRSLHFFLAAWPVVGIWFTALGISTMAFNLNGFNFNQSVVDSQGRVINTWADIINRANLGMEVMHERNAHNFPLDLAAVEAPSTNG